DNA from Schistocerca gregaria isolate iqSchGreg1 unplaced genomic scaffold, iqSchGreg1.2 ptg000994l, whole genome shotgun sequence:
ATTAGAATTCTGCTCGAATGTGCTCAATTGTCTATTTCGTATATGTTTGTCGAATCTTTTTGATGCTCAGCTGTCCTTATTTCTAGTGAATATTTGCTTACTAATTCAAATAGGGCTATGATTGTCATATGTTTTTTACGTTCACACTATAGGCGCTTTTGTTCGCTTCAAAAAGTTATTCTCACTAGACTACATATTGACCCATATTAATGGTGCTTGATCTTACTGCTCATTTTTTACAGTTCAGAATTCAAGCAGTAAGAATTTGTCGAATTAATGACCATGATCATTCAATGTTTTTTGTCTAAATCGTGATTGCGCCTTTTTTATCTGAtcacatttcaaatatttattttgtagctctaatttaacttttgttttattgaagTGACTAGACACTCTCTGCTTGACTCATTTTACAGCTATGCAGTACAAAATATATCCTATCAAGTGTTCTAATACACGAGAAACCTCGCAGACTGGCAGGATGGCAGAGAAGCGCTCATTAAACGTTCTCATAAAACGATGTGATAAATTAGTTTGTGATAATATTTAACGAAGCATCTGTTTTACCTATACACTTTTTGCCTGCATTAGCATTTCTGTCACTACCAAATCATCCGTTTTCCTTTATCTGGATTGAAAGGTTTGATGTAAAACGGTTAGAATATACCAAGTGGTCTTTAATTCTCACATTTAATGAATCCTTTTTATCAAATACATGGAATGTGTTTAAGCGTTGTCCTCCTTAGTATTATACTATTGGGTCCTTATGCTCGAAAATATGAAATATAGATTCTGATAGAGTAAGACAAACATGGGCCTAAAATATTGTACACAATAGTTAATTTTAATGTTATTATATTGATATGAAAATGAGATAGACTATCTGCTTTTACAACAAATAGTAGTTTTTCCAAGCAAGAGGGAATTCCATGTTGCAGTTCTATGCAGTTTTTGGGATATACGTGCTAAGCATCTAACGGTTATTGGTTGGCTGTACATAAACTTCAATTCAATCACTTTCAGATTAACAGTCATCGTTTATAATATAATCAGCGGCCATATGTTCTTTTTTATCGCTCAATGATAAGGCagtttttattttcgttgttatatTTCTTAATTTACTAAGAATAGAATAGGATGCTTTATAGACAGATTTCGAATTCGCATCAGCAATAATTCGAGAAAAATACAGTAGTGTCACTCCTAAGACAACCACACTTGTAAACGTAGATGTAGTGGATACTGCCCCCGCCGTCAGCAATGCACCGGCACCTAAATTCGCTATAGAGACGTTATTGCTATTTTTTTTTGCCTCAAACAATTCAAAATCTTCATTTTCTATGTTCTTAGTCTTTGGAGGAGAACTTGCATTACCTGCaatcattttcacttttttttgaggAATATCTTCGATTTGCATTGGGTGCTCATAAATCTCGTATTCAAAGCTTTTCAATTCAGGAGGAGATAAGGCCTTTATCGATTCGTTAAGTTTCAACGACTTTTGAACCTCTAACAATCTGCTTTTCTCATTTGATATGTTCGTGAGCCAATTTTGGCTTTGGGCATTCGATGTTTTTACAACTCTTATTCCGAATACACCTTCTTTCAAGTAATTCCTAATGAACACTAAAGTATCTGGACTAACTGGGGCTCTTTCTTCCCCTAGATTATCATAAGCAAATACCCTGGAGAATTCAGTGTTTAAGTCTTCATTCAAGCAATGAGTGAATGCCAAAAAGGTAGGGTACGGCCTTTGTCGGTTCCTTTCTAGGTACCTTGAGGAATTATAACCTTGTTCAATAAGCTGAGGCATAACAGAACTAAATTCTTTTTAATTAATAACGACAAattgaaatgtaaaaatataaGGTTAAAAATGCATGTTAGTAGGTATTCATTGCATCTAAAAACTACAAACGGCTTTTGTTCGTTACCGCAAAAATACCAATGCCTACCAAATAAATTCTTAGTTATCGGCCTGGACCCTATTTTTCTAGCTAgagctttaaggttcttattttcgaAGTAATCAAAGCTATTTGAGTTGCAGGATTCCATTCCTAGATCTTTCAGAAAATAGCTGTAGTATAATCATTAAAAGGACAAATCAAATGGTTGCAaatgctgttgaattttttaaaatataataacacaaaaaattctagATTTGTAGAGTGCTAATTTAGCTGCTATAATATTGTGAGATCCATgtccaaaaatattaataaatcattCAAAATTATGCCACGAGAAAACATGGTTTTCGTCTTTTAAACTTATTGAATTCAATATTGCTTACAATGTATTGTTTTTTGTCATCAAAATTGCAACAACTTGATAATTTGCAGCACATGTCAAGCTTATAACGTCAAGCACATAATAGCGTGCATATAATTTTAGAAACGTATTTATAGCATTCATCTATGCATCTTCCCGATGCCCgtgttcatttatttatatatcAACTACACATGGCTTAGCTGTACAAATAAGTTTTTGACAGCTCAAAAGGCTAGAGTTAAAATTAGGGCTTACtctacaatcgtctcaaaaatccACAAGTGCATGAAATATTTGAACAGCTAAAATTGTGCCTCACATCAAGGGCCAATAACATATCATTATTTAAAGTGTATTTCCATGGGAAGATGCCATATGGCTACGCCTTTTTATTcacgttttaaatttttattgtcctTTTAGTCATGTTCTTACAAGGTACCTCATGTTTTCAGAAACATGATGAAAATAGACTCAGGTAAAGCTTTTTTTGACATAAGATTACGCTTGAATCTGTTCTTCTTTACCTGAAGGTTCATAGCCAGCTATTTTAAGTGAAGAGAGAAGCTTAATTGCATGCTCTCTTTCAGCCGCATCCTCACTTTTTGTACTCATTTTTAATGGTAGTAATGGGGGTATTCCCCAAGGATAccatgccaattcgtcacattctGCGATAGACATCATTTTTAATGTCCTATCCAGCCAGACACCATCTTCTACACTTGGCAGTTGAGCATTAAGCTTTTCAACACAACTCAGTACATACTCTCGAAAAGTTTTGAGCCTCTTATCCTCAGAAGACTTGTCACTTAATCTGTCTATTTCAAATActttggaaactttttgattgtcaCATTTGCACTCAACAGAGGGCTTACCTTTCTCTTGAACTTGAGAATTTTCGTAACCTTGTTTACATAAATATTCGATATCGTCTTCATCTGTATAATCATCATCGCATTCATCTGTATAATCATCATCGTATTCATCTGTATAATCATCATCGTCTTCATCTGTATAATCATCATCGTCTTCATCTATATAGTCTTCGTCGTCTTCATCTATATATTCCTCTTCCTCATCTATATATTCCTCATCTTCTTCATCTATATATTCCTCGTCTTCTTCATCCATATAGTCATCTTCGTCATCTTCTTCATCTATGTCATCACTATTATCGTCTTCACCGATGTAAGAACCTTTAGATAGATGCAAACTTTTGTATTCAAATTTACCCAATTTCGTTTCATCTGAATCAGAAAGAGCAGagtccttttttttttctctctcggtATAGCTTTCCGTGGCACGGATATCACTAGGTAAGCCTTTTTGCTCAAGTTTATCTATAGAGGTATATTTATCGTGGCACTGTGCacaatcctttttttctttttcctcttctttctcattgCTATTAGCTTCTTCTATAAAGTCTTTGTCTATAGTGCTGTACCTTTTCATGggatttttctttcctctttttttagTTTTCAATCCTTCAATTTTATCCGTTTTTTCCTGCACAACGTCTTGGTCATATCTAGCATCATTTAATTTTTTGGCACGCTTTTCTTTAAACACGGCTACacgtgataaaattttacagtgtttagagacaagtgttcatatttggtataataacaaattaacacaatatTCTGATGGTACCTACCTAAATTTTTTTGGCATTTGAAAGTGCTGCTTATCATTTCTATAATTTTGCTTTTAGAAAGGTCTTCGCCCTTTTCTCCATCAAACGAAATAAGTGTTGCAATATAGTACCAAATAGATGCAAGGGATCTTGCCTCTTTTTTTTGTGCATCACTTAAATTTTCTGAAGCTAAGACCGCAAAAAGATTTTGAATCCATTCGAATGATTCTAAAATAGGCGGTATCGCATCCTTACCCACTATTCTACCTGCTTCCACCTCTAGTTTCCATGCTTTACTTCCTGCTATGCATGCAACTTCCTGCGTAGAATTATCAAATACATAGCTGTCTTGATCAGCATCGATGTCTTTTATATTTGAGGAATCAACCGGATAGGCAACACCGAACTTGACCAGTGCTCTGTAGGGCTGGAACATTTTTAACAGCTTCACGTCTTTATGATTATTTTCCCCGTAGCTATAGGGTAAGGAAAATCCATTTTGAAAATCCACGATATTTGCAACTTATgaaaacagttcagaagttatttGAATGAATAACATTATCAAGCTGCGTTACTAATTTGCTCAAAATACCTAGTAAAAAAATTAAGGAATAGTGAAAACAAACCTATATTGCGCATATGAGGAAGAACATTCTCGGGTATTTGATTTGATTCTAATGTCTCCAGCCATTTGAGAGTTCTATAACCAAGTTCTATTTCCTCTACCATGACTTAAAATGGCCGTAGATATAAATCAAGAAGTTGCAATAACAAATGTTCAAAACAATTGTTATAAAGATAATTTAAGctattatatattattttatctattatttattttcaaattttcttccaCATTAAAACCATAAAAATCCTCAAGATATACATGCTGAAGAGAATAGAAAGAGATTGCTTACCTGTAAACTTTGTTTTTGAAATATGCGTGGACTAGATAAAAGCTGCTCATGTTATTTAGGGatttaaagttactgaaaaggggTGTTTCAGTTTTGTTACAAACCCACATCAAATGGCACTGACAGaagttagaagcttcaattttagtTTTAGAATAGCAATGAATTTTTCAGCTTGTATGTTCTTTATATTTCTTATACGATAATGTATTAAATGCATGTTTAAGAATAACATAGGGCTATAGAATGCAgtgatttattatttaaattttgtttcaattGAACAGATAGTCCAGGCTGCACTAGACTTATTTTTTTTGCGAGAGCGCATACTGTCTGAGGGTTGAT
Protein-coding regions in this window:
- the LOC126326573 gene encoding uncharacterized protein LOC126326573 isoform X2 — its product is MESCNSNSFDYFENKNLKALARKIGSRPITKNLFEFSSVMPQLIEQGYNSSRYLERNRQRPYPTFLAFTHCLNEDLNTEFSRVFAYDNLGEERAPVSPDTLVFIRNYLKEGVFGIRVVKTSNAQSQNWLTNISNEKSRLLEVQKSLKLNESIKALSPPELKSFEYEIYEHPMQIEDIPQKKVKMIAGNASSPPKTKNIENEDFELFEAKKNSNNVSIANLGAGALLTAGAVSTTSTFTSVVVLGVTLLYFSRIIADANSKSVYKASYSILSKLRNITTKIKTALSLSDKKEHMAADYIINDDC
- the LOC126326573 gene encoding uncharacterized protein LOC126326573 isoform X1 gives rise to the protein MESCNSNSFDYFENKNLKALARKIGSRPITKNLFGRHWYFCEFSSVMPQLIEQGYNSSRYLERNRQRPYPTFLAFTHCLNEDLNTEFSRVFAYDNLGEERAPVSPDTLVFIRNYLKEGVFGIRVVKTSNAQSQNWLTNISNEKSRLLEVQKSLKLNESIKALSPPELKSFEYEIYEHPMQIEDIPQKKVKMIAGNASSPPKTKNIENEDFELFEAKKNSNNVSIANLGAGALLTAGAVSTTSTFTSVVVLGVTLLYFSRIIADANSKSVYKASYSILSKLRNITTKIKTALSLSDKKEHMAADYIINDDC
- the LOC126326571 gene encoding FK506-binding protein 5-like produces the protein MVEEIELGYRTLKWLETLESNQIPENVLPHMRNIVANIVDFQNGFSLPYSYGENNHKDVKLLKMFQPYRALVKFGVAYPVDSSNIKDIDADQDSYVFDNSTQEVACIAGSKAWKLEVEAGRIVGKDAIPPILESFEWIQNLFAVLASENLSDAQKKEARSLASIWYYIATLISFDGEKGEDLSKSKIIEMISSTFKCQKNLAVFKEKRAKKLNDARYDQDVVQEKTDKIEGLKTKKRGKKNPMKRYSTIDKDFIEEANSNEKEEEKEKKDCAQCHDKYTSIDKLEQKGLPSDIRATESYTEREKKKDSALSDSDETKLGKFEYKSLHLSKGSYIGEDDNSDDIDEEDDEDDYMDEEDEEYIDEEDEEYIDEEEEYIDEDDEDYIDEDDDDYTDEDDDDYTDEYDDDYTDECDDDYTDEDDIEYLCKQGYENSQVQEKGKPSVECKCDNQKVSKVFEIDRLSDKSSEDKRLKTFREYVLSCVEKLNAQLPSVEDGVWLDRTLKMMSIAECDELAWYPWGIPPLLPLKMSTKSEDAAEREHAIKLLSSLKIAGYEPSGKEEQIQA
- the LOC126326573 gene encoding uncharacterized protein LOC126326573 isoform X3, whose protein sequence is MESCNSNSFDYFENKNLKALARKIGSRPITKNLFGRHWYFCEFSSVMPQLIEQGYNSSRVFAYDNLGEERAPVSPDTLVFIRNYLKEGVFGIRVVKTSNAQSQNWLTNISNEKSRLLEVQKSLKLNESIKALSPPELKSFEYEIYEHPMQIEDIPQKKVKMIAGNASSPPKTKNIENEDFELFEAKKNSNNVSIANLGAGALLTAGAVSTTSTFTSVVVLGVTLLYFSRIIADANSKSVYKASYSILSKLRNITTKIKTALSLSDKKEHMAADYIINDDC